One window of Chloroflexus aggregans DSM 9485 genomic DNA carries:
- a CDS encoding DUF4013 domain-containing protein gives MNLTRAFSFVFDDPDWWKIILVIGLLQFIPIIGQIALIGCLLQTARAVAQGNPQPLPRLNQLGTVLSEGIYGLLIAIVYYLPILAIVCILSCILVAIIVASGNNDPQPGIFFGLLLCLNLILIPLILITQLLLIIGNSRYVQTGSVEAALQLGEVFTLLRRNPAEWLVLWLLSIVCNFVGGLGSIIFVVGSLFTTVYAALVFGHLLGQTVHQVSSSPSQQ, from the coding sequence ATGAACCTTACTCGCGCCTTTAGCTTTGTCTTTGACGACCCCGACTGGTGGAAAATCATCCTCGTTATCGGTCTCTTGCAATTTATACCGATCATCGGTCAGATCGCATTAATTGGGTGTCTCTTGCAGACAGCACGCGCCGTTGCGCAAGGTAATCCACAACCGCTGCCGCGACTCAACCAACTCGGTACTGTGCTCAGCGAGGGAATCTACGGCCTACTCATTGCAATCGTCTACTACCTACCCATCTTGGCGATAGTGTGTATCTTAAGCTGTATCCTGGTCGCCATTATTGTCGCATCCGGCAATAACGATCCTCAGCCGGGCATTTTCTTCGGCCTGTTGCTCTGCCTAAACCTCATCCTTATCCCACTTATCCTCATTACCCAGCTCCTGCTCATTATCGGCAATAGTCGCTATGTCCAAACCGGATCGGTGGAGGCGGCCCTACAGTTAGGCGAAGTCTTCACGCTATTGCGGCGCAACCCGGCCGAGTGGCTGGTCCTCTGGTTACTCTCGATAGTGTGTAATTTCGTCGGTGGACTAGGCAGTATTATCTTTGTCGTTGGCTCCCTGTTTACCACCGTCTATGCGGCGCTGGTCTTTGGTCATTTACTCGGTCAAACCGTTCACCAAGTCTCATCATCGCCATCTCAGCAATAA
- the pth gene encoding aminoacyl-tRNA hydrolase — MWLIVGLGNPGERYARTRHNIGFRSVETLAERHGLTFRNQRAKSEIAEGIIRGQRVALVKPQTYMNLSGQAVAALRQWYKIDPARELLVIYDDLDLPFAKLRLRERGSAGTHNGMRSIVGQLGTTEFPRLRIGIGQPPGQMDAADYVLSRFTPEEEAVLPEVLARVADAVEVVVSEGLTAAMNRYNPL; from the coding sequence ATGTGGTTAATAGTCGGCTTAGGTAATCCGGGTGAGCGTTACGCGCGAACCAGGCACAACATCGGTTTCCGCAGTGTTGAGACGCTGGCCGAGCGACACGGGCTAACTTTTCGCAACCAGAGGGCCAAGAGCGAGATTGCTGAAGGAATTATTCGCGGGCAACGGGTGGCGTTGGTCAAGCCACAGACCTACATGAATCTCAGTGGGCAAGCGGTCGCCGCGTTGCGTCAATGGTATAAAATCGATCCGGCGCGCGAACTTTTGGTGATCTATGATGACCTTGATTTACCGTTTGCCAAACTCCGCTTACGCGAACGAGGGAGTGCCGGCACGCACAACGGGATGCGGTCGATAGTCGGGCAGCTTGGTACCACTGAGTTTCCACGCTTACGGATTGGAATCGGTCAGCCACCGGGTCAGATGGATGCAGCCGATTATGTGTTGAGCCGGTTTACCCCGGAAGAGGAGGCGGTTTTGCCCGAGGTACTGGCGCGGGTTGCCGATGCGGTTGAGGTGGTTGTAAGTGAGGGGTTGACGGCCGCGATGAATCGTTATAATCCGTTGTAG
- a CDS encoding glycosyltransferase family 4 protein gives MRIAFLDSWLQQVAEGSGTAAAIGGLGRALRAHGHHVARIAPPVAWPPNLTLRRLWFNLYVPALLRTLSYDLIVGVDIDGVLVAGRITTPYVCSIKGVIAEELQHERGNVRRLLWLLSRLERINARRAPLVITTSDYCRQSVHRHYGVPTERIRLVPEGIDLASWPMPPTRPLGQTILCVARQYPRKHIADLIRAFAQVRQRFPAAELVIIGDGPEHHRLRALTTTLGLGAACHLLGAVPNDDEVKAWYYRADLFCLPSVQEGFGIVFLEAMAAGLPVVATTAAAIPEVVPHGEAGLLVPPGDVPALADALATLLADPVRRQRYGAFGRAYVARFDWMRVAERFLEVIRGW, from the coding sequence ATGCGCATTGCATTTCTCGACTCGTGGTTGCAACAAGTGGCGGAAGGTAGTGGGACTGCTGCTGCGATTGGGGGGCTTGGTCGTGCCTTACGCGCCCATGGTCATCATGTGGCCCGGATTGCGCCTCCGGTGGCTTGGCCGCCTAATCTTACCCTCCGGCGGCTGTGGTTTAATCTGTACGTTCCGGCGTTGTTGCGTACATTGTCATACGATCTAATTGTCGGGGTAGATATTGATGGTGTGCTCGTAGCCGGGCGCATTACAACGCCGTATGTGTGTAGTATCAAAGGCGTCATTGCCGAAGAACTGCAACATGAGCGTGGTAATGTCCGCCGCTTACTGTGGCTCCTTTCACGTCTTGAACGGATCAATGCGCGTCGTGCGCCGTTGGTGATTACGACGAGCGATTATTGCCGCCAGAGTGTCCACCGTCACTACGGTGTACCGACCGAGCGGATTCGGCTCGTACCGGAAGGGATCGATCTCGCATCGTGGCCGATGCCACCGACGCGCCCACTCGGCCAGACGATTCTCTGCGTGGCTCGTCAGTATCCGCGTAAACACATCGCCGATCTGATCCGCGCCTTTGCCCAAGTACGGCAACGCTTTCCGGCGGCTGAACTAGTGATTATCGGCGATGGCCCTGAACATCATCGTTTGCGCGCGTTAACCACTACGTTGGGTCTTGGAGCGGCCTGTCATTTGCTCGGTGCGGTACCTAACGATGATGAAGTGAAAGCGTGGTACTATCGCGCCGACCTCTTTTGTTTACCCAGCGTGCAAGAGGGTTTTGGGATCGTCTTTCTGGAAGCGATGGCAGCCGGTCTACCGGTAGTCGCTACGACTGCCGCTGCGATTCCCGAAGTCGTACCGCACGGCGAGGCCGGGCTGTTGGTACCGCCCGGCGATGTTCCGGCACTGGCCGATGCATTAGCTACCCTCCTGGCCGATCCGGTACGTCGGCAGCGCTACGGCGCGTTTGGGCGAGCATACGTCGCTCGCTTTGACTGGATGCGGGTCGCCGAGCGTTTTTTGGAGGTAATACGGGGGTGGTGA
- a CDS encoding DUF4013 domain-containing protein has translation MFAPPPPPTTLPAAVAVVCRDPTWWQKCLLHGALATTIIGLPLAVGFIMESYDNSRRGFPIPLPPWRDWTLRALTGIFVLLIDLAFFLLPLMIGGLLLACSGLALVLAGQTDLLEVVMGGILALMALVWLSFFLIGVAPIGRLIFAEEGQIERALSSETLRRAFTPPYRTYFWHARLASLAAYIPAAAMAGLTGILIVNNAPLLVIVIAIWLLCSVGIFAQLVGVQLYVAAEQQAHATQRL, from the coding sequence GTGTTCGCGCCGCCACCACCTCCGACAACCCTACCCGCTGCGGTAGCCGTAGTGTGCCGTGATCCAACATGGTGGCAGAAATGTCTGCTCCATGGTGCGTTGGCTACTACCATTATCGGTTTGCCGTTGGCAGTAGGCTTCATTATGGAGAGCTATGACAATTCGCGGCGTGGCTTTCCCATCCCCCTTCCACCGTGGCGCGATTGGACACTTCGTGCCCTCACCGGGATTTTTGTCCTCCTCATCGATCTCGCGTTCTTTCTCCTTCCTTTGATGATCGGTGGTCTTCTGCTCGCCTGTAGCGGATTAGCATTGGTCTTGGCCGGTCAAACCGATCTGCTCGAGGTAGTCATGGGTGGCATCCTCGCATTAATGGCATTGGTTTGGCTGAGCTTCTTTCTGATCGGAGTAGCGCCGATTGGTCGGCTGATCTTTGCTGAGGAGGGACAGATAGAGCGAGCTTTAAGCAGCGAAACGTTACGCCGTGCATTTACCCCACCGTACCGGACCTACTTCTGGCATGCCCGCTTAGCCAGCCTCGCTGCATATATACCGGCAGCGGCTATGGCCGGACTAACCGGTATCCTGATTGTCAATAACGCACCCCTGCTTGTGATTGTCATAGCCATTTGGCTGTTGTGCAGCGTTGGCATCTTTGCCCAACTTGTCGGTGTACAACTCTACGTTGCGGCGGAACAGCAGGCACATGCCACCCAACGTCTATAG
- the thrS gene encoding threonine--tRNA ligase, which produces MPVDPKSDPYYRLRHSLAHVMAQAVLEIFPDAKIAIGPPIENGFYYDFDLPRPLTPEDLTEIEKRMKRIIAGNHPFIYREVTAEEARQIFANQPYKLELIEGLAKGLDEYGETHHGDTVISTYRQDTFEDLCRGPHLNHTGEINPEAFKLMSIAGAYWRGDEKNRQLQRIYGTGWNTKEELEAYLHRLEESRRRDHRRLGKELGLFFFSDDIGPGLPIFSPKGEIIRHEMEKFVREVQTRYGYQHVWTGNVVKEQLYRKSGHYDNYRDSMFPPMVESEDLIFRLKPMNCPSHMTLYNQLGVISYRDLPLRFAEFATLYRYEDSGALSGLTRVRALTQDDCHIFCRPDQIQEEFSLALQVIREVLGTYKFTDYKVRLSLRGKEGKYVQDDEKWELATAALRAALEANGVEYFEAEGEAAFYGPKADFLARDVLGREWQLSTIQVDFIQPARLGCEYIGEDDKPHTPVVLHRAVTGTTERFMGILIEHYAGAFPLWLAPVQAVIIPITDKQMEYARKVRQRLFAAGLRVELDENRDRMQGKIRRAQLQKIPYMLIIGAREESADAVAVRTRAGDDLGAMPVEAFLARALEEIRTRS; this is translated from the coding sequence ATGCCGGTCGATCCAAAAAGTGATCCCTATTACCGTCTCCGCCACTCGTTGGCGCATGTGATGGCGCAAGCTGTTCTCGAAATCTTTCCCGATGCCAAAATCGCCATCGGGCCACCGATTGAAAATGGCTTTTACTACGACTTCGACCTGCCGCGTCCGCTGACCCCTGAAGATCTGACCGAGATCGAAAAGCGGATGAAGCGGATTATTGCCGGCAACCATCCGTTTATCTATCGTGAAGTCACTGCTGAAGAGGCCCGCCAAATCTTTGCCAACCAGCCCTACAAACTCGAATTGATTGAGGGTTTGGCGAAGGGGCTTGACGAATACGGTGAGACACATCACGGCGACACTGTCATCTCAACCTACCGTCAAGATACGTTCGAGGATCTGTGTCGCGGCCCACACCTTAACCATACCGGCGAGATCAATCCCGAAGCCTTTAAGCTCATGAGCATCGCCGGGGCATACTGGCGCGGCGATGAGAAAAATCGCCAATTGCAGCGTATTTACGGTACCGGTTGGAATACCAAAGAAGAGCTAGAAGCGTATCTGCATCGTTTGGAAGAGTCCCGCCGACGTGACCATCGCCGTCTCGGTAAGGAGCTGGGGCTGTTCTTCTTCTCAGACGATATTGGTCCCGGATTGCCGATCTTTAGTCCGAAGGGCGAGATTATCCGCCACGAAATGGAAAAATTTGTGCGTGAGGTGCAAACGCGCTACGGGTATCAGCACGTATGGACAGGAAATGTCGTCAAGGAGCAGCTCTATCGGAAGTCGGGGCACTACGATAACTATCGCGATAGTATGTTCCCACCGATGGTTGAGAGCGAAGACCTCATCTTTCGCCTCAAGCCGATGAACTGTCCGAGCCATATGACGCTCTACAACCAGCTTGGCGTGATCAGTTATCGCGATCTACCGCTGCGCTTTGCCGAGTTTGCTACACTCTACCGTTACGAAGACAGCGGCGCGTTGAGCGGGTTGACGCGCGTGCGGGCATTGACCCAAGACGATTGCCATATTTTCTGCCGACCCGATCAGATTCAAGAGGAGTTTAGTCTTGCCCTGCAAGTGATCCGCGAGGTGCTGGGAACGTACAAGTTTACCGATTACAAGGTGCGCTTGTCGTTGCGCGGCAAGGAGGGCAAGTACGTGCAAGATGATGAGAAGTGGGAACTGGCGACGGCCGCCTTGCGTGCTGCACTTGAAGCTAACGGTGTTGAGTATTTTGAGGCCGAAGGCGAAGCAGCGTTCTATGGTCCCAAAGCCGATTTTCTGGCCCGTGATGTGTTGGGGCGCGAATGGCAATTGAGCACTATCCAGGTCGACTTCATCCAACCGGCACGCTTGGGCTGCGAATATATCGGCGAAGACGACAAACCGCACACACCGGTCGTCTTGCACCGGGCCGTCACCGGAACAACCGAGCGGTTTATGGGCATCCTCATCGAGCACTACGCCGGTGCATTTCCGCTTTGGCTCGCACCGGTGCAAGCGGTGATCATTCCCATTACCGACAAGCAGATGGAATATGCGCGCAAGGTGCGTCAACGCCTGTTTGCCGCCGGCTTGCGTGTCGAACTCGACGAGAACCGTGACCGGATGCAAGGTAAGATCCGGCGGGCACAGTTGCAGAAGATACCGTATATGCTTATAATCGGCGCCAGAGAGGAATCTGCTGATGCAGTTGCTGTGCGCACCCGCGCCGGTGACGACCTTGGCGCGATGCCGGTCGAGGCATTTTTGGCTCGCGCCCTTGAAGAAATCCGCACCCGCAGTTGA
- the msrA gene encoding peptide-methionine (S)-S-oxide reductase MsrA, translating to MPLETATLAGGCFWCLEAVYDQVIGVKDVVSGYTGGHVPNPSYQRVCDGNTGHAEAVQIQFDPEQIGYRELLEIFFSIHDPTTLNRQGADVGTQYRSAIFYHSEEQRQIAEQLVRELTEQRVFRDPIVTEIVPASTFYPAEDYHQEYFARNPYQPYCQFVVAPKVAKFRKLFADKVAQ from the coding sequence ATGCCTCTCGAAACCGCAACACTGGCCGGTGGTTGTTTTTGGTGCCTCGAAGCGGTCTACGATCAGGTGATCGGCGTTAAGGATGTTGTCTCCGGCTATACCGGTGGGCATGTGCCCAATCCGAGCTATCAACGGGTTTGTGATGGTAACACCGGTCACGCCGAGGCGGTTCAGATACAGTTTGATCCCGAACAGATCGGTTATCGTGAGCTGTTGGAAATCTTCTTTAGCATTCACGATCCAACGACGCTTAATCGGCAAGGTGCCGATGTCGGTACGCAATACCGTTCGGCGATTTTTTACCATTCGGAAGAGCAACGTCAGATTGCTGAACAGCTTGTGCGTGAATTGACCGAGCAGCGAGTGTTTCGTGATCCGATAGTGACCGAAATTGTGCCGGCTTCGACTTTCTACCCCGCCGAGGACTACCACCAAGAGTACTTTGCACGGAATCCGTATCAGCCCTATTGTCAGTTTGTGGTTGCACCCAAGGTAGCGAAGTTTCGGAAACTGTTTGCCGATAAAGTGGCGCAGTAA
- a CDS encoding ABC transporter permease yields the protein MPAKFAALVRAAWADALAYRAQLFIWVVTGMLPLIMLAVWRTIAGDGVIGGYASDDFVAYFVGALCIRQLTGVWIIWDMERDIRLGELSPHLLRPIHPLWRYLAMALADKPLRLAMVAPIALIASLIAPGAIPRPDLLSWAILPLAIVLAFTVYFLNQCCIGVLSFWWTQVLALQDFWFGLYAFSSGYLVPLDLLPPPVTAVLVWLPFRAMLSFPLELLLGRLDPPAIAVGLAHQIGWAVLLGLLLRWLWTNGVYRYSAVGA from the coding sequence ATGCCAGCCAAATTTGCCGCTCTTGTGCGGGCCGCATGGGCCGATGCGCTCGCCTATCGCGCCCAACTGTTCATCTGGGTAGTTACCGGTATGCTACCGCTGATAATGTTAGCCGTCTGGCGTACTATAGCCGGTGATGGTGTCATCGGTGGCTACGCGAGTGATGATTTCGTCGCCTACTTTGTCGGTGCGCTCTGTATTCGTCAATTGACCGGAGTCTGGATTATTTGGGATATGGAGCGCGACATTCGCTTGGGTGAGTTATCACCCCATCTGCTACGACCCATTCACCCACTGTGGCGATATTTGGCGATGGCGCTGGCCGATAAACCTCTCCGCTTGGCGATGGTAGCACCGATTGCCCTGATCGCATCACTCATTGCACCTGGCGCGATTCCTCGTCCTGATCTACTCAGTTGGGCCATCTTACCTCTCGCGATTGTCTTGGCCTTCACCGTCTATTTTCTTAACCAGTGCTGCATCGGCGTCCTCAGTTTTTGGTGGACGCAGGTCCTCGCATTGCAGGATTTTTGGTTCGGTTTGTATGCGTTTAGCAGCGGTTACCTCGTTCCGCTTGATCTCCTGCCACCGCCGGTAACGGCTGTGCTGGTATGGCTACCCTTCCGCGCCATGCTGTCGTTCCCGCTCGAACTCCTGCTAGGCCGGCTCGATCCACCGGCGATTGCAGTGGGTCTGGCGCATCAGATCGGCTGGGCCGTGCTATTGGGCCTGCTCTTGCGCTGGTTGTGGACGAACGGGGTATATCGCTACAGCGCGGTAGGCGCATAG
- a CDS encoding sugar phosphate nucleotidyltransferase, with translation MPAARHAVILVAGASTRTRPLTDHRPKPLIPLLGRPLLAHILDELVGLVERVTLVVGYRAEQIIATFGDTYRGMTLRYVHQTEINGTAGALLAAAPIDEPFYLLYGDNLIDRADVIGVGQYRYAVAGLPVADPRSFGVLAVQDGLVYRIIEKPTDPPPDALANPGIYHFDEEVFPLLRQIIPSPRGELELTDLIALLSAHHPVACHVCTGHWIPVGTPWEALLAARFLLARMAQVRSEPYVAVNARVDAHAELEGAVVVGEGAVIDAQARIVGPTVIGQNAVIGPGALVIASAIESGATIGAGAMVGGSVVGAKAIVGASAAISHSWLDDEAQVGHHAVLEASATATQPAAVVNNLLTPADVRTRGVIIAAKAVVAPQTVLPPESIVR, from the coding sequence ATGCCCGCTGCACGCCATGCCGTCATCTTAGTCGCCGGTGCATCAACCCGCACTCGTCCACTCACCGATCACCGTCCTAAACCACTTATTCCGCTCTTAGGCCGACCACTTCTTGCCCACATCCTCGATGAACTGGTCGGCTTGGTTGAACGGGTAACGTTGGTCGTCGGCTATCGAGCCGAACAGATCATAGCTACGTTCGGAGATACGTATCGTGGGATGACACTGCGCTACGTTCACCAAACCGAGATCAACGGTACGGCGGGAGCACTGCTAGCCGCCGCACCAATTGACGAACCGTTCTACCTGCTCTACGGCGATAATCTGATCGACCGTGCCGATGTAATAGGGGTCGGTCAATATCGGTATGCCGTGGCCGGCCTCCCGGTGGCCGATCCGCGTTCATTTGGTGTCCTCGCTGTCCAGGACGGCCTCGTCTATCGGATCATCGAAAAACCGACCGATCCACCACCGGATGCACTCGCCAACCCCGGCATTTACCACTTTGATGAGGAAGTCTTCCCACTCCTTCGCCAGATTATTCCCTCGCCGCGTGGCGAACTCGAACTAACCGATCTCATCGCCCTGTTGTCCGCTCACCACCCGGTAGCTTGCCACGTCTGCACCGGCCACTGGATTCCGGTTGGAACACCGTGGGAAGCTCTTTTAGCAGCCCGCTTCTTGCTCGCACGAATGGCACAGGTCAGATCAGAGCCGTATGTTGCCGTCAATGCGCGAGTTGATGCACACGCCGAGCTTGAGGGCGCGGTTGTGGTCGGTGAAGGTGCGGTGATTGATGCCCAGGCCCGAATCGTCGGACCGACGGTCATCGGGCAGAACGCCGTCATCGGACCGGGCGCATTGGTCATTGCATCGGCCATCGAGAGCGGCGCAACCATTGGCGCCGGTGCAATGGTCGGTGGCTCAGTCGTCGGTGCAAAGGCCATCGTCGGTGCGTCAGCCGCTATCAGCCATTCGTGGCTCGACGATGAGGCACAGGTTGGTCACCATGCCGTGCTAGAAGCGTCGGCAACTGCCACCCAGCCGGCTGCCGTGGTCAACAACCTTCTCACGCCTGCCGATGTACGCACGCGCGGAGTCATCATCGCTGCCAAAGCAGTGGTTGCCCCACAGACGGTGCTACCGCCGGAGAGTATTGTCCGTTAA
- a CDS encoding CDP-alcohol phosphatidyltransferase family protein, with protein MALRNLIQPRELLYPSNLLTISRLLLLPATIYYMQRTDRRKRALLLLAITMITDALDGPIARRRGEVSKLGQILDPIADKALIDSAAVMLSRTRGFPWWATGLLIFRDVGILLAGLIVLRRKAQITTAESSGKLTTLAMTIAALLYLAGGPRWGKPALYAALIPFSLSFVQYGWRFIQIMRDDHPNAA; from the coding sequence ATGGCGCTCCGCAATCTCATTCAGCCACGCGAACTCCTCTACCCTTCAAACCTGCTCACCATTAGCCGCTTACTGCTTTTACCGGCAACGATCTACTACATGCAACGCACCGATCGACGCAAACGGGCATTACTGTTGTTGGCAATCACCATGATCACCGACGCACTCGATGGTCCGATTGCTCGCCGGCGTGGAGAGGTCTCGAAGCTTGGTCAGATACTCGATCCGATTGCCGACAAGGCTCTGATCGATTCGGCGGCGGTAATGCTCTCGCGCACCCGCGGCTTTCCGTGGTGGGCTACCGGGTTACTGATCTTTCGCGATGTGGGGATTCTACTGGCCGGGCTTATCGTTTTGCGGCGCAAGGCACAAATCACGACTGCCGAGAGCAGTGGTAAACTAACAACCCTCGCAATGACCATTGCCGCATTACTCTATCTCGCCGGTGGTCCGCGTTGGGGCAAACCGGCTCTCTACGCAGCACTCATCCCATTTAGCTTATCGTTTGTGCAATATGGCTGGCGGTTTATCCAGATTATGCGTGATGATCACCCGAATGCGGCATAG
- a CDS encoding ABC transporter ATP-binding protein, with the protein MSIEVRGLRKYYQVHRKEAGLIGSLRAFVSRRYETVKAVDGIDFTIAAGEMVGFLGPNGAGKTTTLKVLAGLLHPTAGEVRVLGFVPFSRQTAFLKQITLVMGQKQQLLWDLPAIETFEVNRVIFEVPLAEYRRTLNELIDLLELGDLLNKQVRKLSLGERMKCELAAALLHRPKVLFLDEPTIGLDVTMQARVREFVAEYNRRYGATVLLTSHYMADVTALCRRVIVINHGRLLYDGNLQSMVEQMAPHKMIHLVLSEPVAVEMLAQYGEVQRVDGLEVELKVARHETTRIGARLLAELPVADVNIAEPPIEEIIGEVFGQPV; encoded by the coding sequence ATGTCAATTGAAGTTCGCGGTCTGCGCAAATATTACCAGGTCCACCGCAAAGAGGCAGGACTGATCGGGTCGCTCCGTGCGTTCGTGAGCCGTCGCTACGAGACGGTGAAAGCGGTTGATGGGATCGATTTCACCATTGCCGCCGGTGAAATGGTCGGTTTCCTCGGCCCGAATGGAGCCGGTAAGACAACGACGCTCAAAGTGTTGGCCGGCTTGCTCCATCCGACCGCCGGTGAAGTTCGTGTGCTCGGGTTCGTGCCGTTTTCACGTCAGACTGCTTTTCTAAAACAGATTACGTTAGTGATGGGGCAAAAACAGCAGTTGCTGTGGGATCTGCCGGCCATCGAAACCTTTGAAGTGAATCGAGTCATTTTTGAGGTGCCGCTCGCCGAGTATCGACGTACATTGAACGAGTTGATCGACCTGCTTGAGCTGGGTGATCTGCTCAATAAGCAGGTGCGTAAGTTGAGTTTGGGTGAGCGGATGAAGTGTGAATTGGCCGCCGCCCTGCTCCATCGCCCGAAGGTGCTCTTCCTCGATGAGCCGACGATTGGCCTTGATGTGACGATGCAGGCGCGTGTGCGTGAGTTTGTTGCCGAGTATAACCGGCGCTATGGCGCGACGGTGCTGTTGACCAGTCACTACATGGCCGATGTGACGGCACTCTGCCGGCGAGTGATTGTGATCAACCACGGACGTTTGCTCTACGATGGCAATCTCCAGAGTATGGTCGAGCAGATGGCCCCGCACAAAATGATTCACTTGGTCTTGAGTGAGCCGGTTGCGGTTGAGATGTTGGCTCAGTATGGTGAGGTGCAGCGGGTCGATGGGTTGGAAGTGGAGCTAAAGGTAGCTCGTCACGAGACGACCCGCATCGGTGCCCGTCTGTTGGCAGAGTTGCCGGTGGCCGATGTGAATATTGCCGAACCACCGATTGAGGAGATTATCGGTGAGGTGTTTGGTCAGCCGGTGTAG
- a CDS encoding ANTAR domain-containing response regulator: MTARLLIADDEISIRQGLRDALLAHGYVIVGEAMDGQQAVAMTRQLRPDLVLLDDKMPLLDGLEAATVISRESLAPVVLLTSSPSHEVIDRARRAGVFGYLIKPFRDAELMPHIEVVLARWNVYQKCRNEMIALRNRLDTRTEIERAKALLIERYGLSETEAFRRIQQLAMRTRKTMREVAQAILLTNQLADHS, encoded by the coding sequence ATGACAGCGCGACTCTTGATTGCCGATGATGAAATATCGATCCGGCAAGGCCTGCGTGACGCACTACTCGCGCACGGCTATGTGATTGTCGGTGAAGCGATGGATGGTCAGCAAGCCGTAGCAATGACCCGCCAACTGCGACCTGATCTCGTCCTACTCGATGACAAAATGCCGCTCCTCGATGGTCTTGAAGCGGCAACCGTTATCTCCCGTGAAAGCCTGGCGCCGGTCGTCTTGCTCACGAGTTCACCATCGCATGAGGTGATCGATAGGGCACGACGTGCAGGTGTGTTTGGCTACTTGATAAAGCCATTTCGCGATGCCGAGCTGATGCCACACATTGAGGTAGTGCTAGCCCGCTGGAATGTCTATCAGAAGTGCCGCAACGAGATGATTGCGTTACGTAACCGTCTCGATACCCGCACAGAGATCGAGCGGGCGAAGGCCTTGCTCATCGAGCGATATGGACTCAGCGAAACCGAAGCCTTTCGCCGGATTCAGCAACTGGCAATGCGTACCCGCAAGACGATGCGTGAAGTGGCTCAGGCCATCTTGTTGACCAACCAACTGGCGGATCATAGTTAA
- a CDS encoding competence/damage-inducible protein A, protein MDAEIIAIGSELLLGVTIDTNSAYIARQLAAAGVNVYRKTVVGDNTERITAAIREALGRADLVICTGGLGPTLDDVTREAVAAAFDRPLEFHQALLDQIAARFAAMNRPMSESNRRQAYVPAGARIIPNPRGTAPAFLIEDERGTVIVLPGVPSEMRYLFETEVIPYLRNERGITTVILVRTLHAVGLGESVIGERIADLMQQANPTVGISAKRARYELRIGARAESHAEAEALITQTEAIIRERLGPYLLGEEELPVVVAQLLRQRKLTLALYEGMIQAPVLQALLAAPDIAAQLRGVEIHPLDRPADEQAASDLAAAGASAVADRWQSDLGLGVQPATFPNEQGFTAVAFALITPTGERRLTRPFDLRSSEGREFAGTAALDLLRRYLAEESE, encoded by the coding sequence ATGGACGCCGAAATTATTGCCATCGGTTCCGAACTGCTGCTTGGTGTAACAATTGACACCAACAGCGCTTACATCGCACGTCAATTGGCGGCTGCCGGCGTAAATGTTTATCGCAAGACGGTGGTTGGCGACAATACTGAGCGCATCACCGCCGCTATCCGCGAGGCGTTAGGTCGTGCCGATCTCGTGATCTGCACCGGCGGTCTTGGTCCCACTCTCGATGATGTTACGCGCGAAGCAGTCGCTGCCGCGTTCGACCGTCCGCTTGAGTTTCATCAAGCATTGCTCGACCAGATTGCAGCGCGCTTCGCAGCGATGAACCGCCCGATGAGTGAAAGTAATCGTCGCCAAGCCTACGTACCGGCCGGTGCCCGTATCATCCCAAATCCGCGTGGCACCGCTCCGGCGTTCTTGATTGAAGATGAACGCGGTACCGTCATCGTACTACCCGGCGTCCCTAGTGAGATGCGCTATCTGTTCGAGACGGAGGTGATCCCCTACCTGCGTAATGAACGCGGGATCACAACTGTTATCCTCGTCCGTACCCTTCACGCCGTCGGCCTTGGCGAGAGTGTGATCGGCGAACGGATCGCCGATCTCATGCAACAAGCGAACCCGACCGTTGGCATTTCGGCGAAACGGGCACGGTATGAGTTACGCATCGGTGCTCGTGCCGAAAGTCACGCCGAGGCTGAAGCATTAATTACTCAAACCGAAGCGATCATCCGTGAGCGCCTCGGTCCGTACCTGCTTGGCGAGGAGGAATTACCGGTTGTCGTGGCCCAATTACTCCGTCAGCGCAAGCTGACCCTGGCGCTCTACGAGGGAATGATCCAAGCGCCGGTATTGCAGGCACTCTTAGCTGCCCCCGACATCGCAGCGCAACTGCGTGGGGTCGAAATTCATCCGCTTGACCGACCCGCTGATGAACAAGCTGCCTCCGATCTTGCCGCCGCCGGCGCATCTGCGGTCGCCGATCGTTGGCAAAGCGATCTCGGCCTGGGGGTGCAACCGGCGACATTTCCAAACGAACAAGGCTTTACGGCCGTTGCCTTCGCTTTAATCACGCCAACCGGTGAACGACGGTTGACCCGGCCATTCGATCTGCGCTCATCTGAAGGCCGTGAGTTTGCCGGGACAGCGGCACTCGATCTCTTACGCCGCTATCTGGCCGAGGAGTCGGAGTAG